DNA from Salinibacterium sp. dk2585:
GAGGCGGGCCGGGGCATCGCGCCGCGCGGCCGCGTGCTCGCCCTCGGCGACAACCTCGACTCGCTGCCCGGCACCGCCACCGTTGAACCTGTCTTCGGGCTCGCCGGCAAGTGGGTGCCCGCCGAGATGCGCCACAGCGCCGAACTTGCGGGCGCGACCGTGATCGACCGTGTCTCGGTGCTCGTCACGCACCTCTCCTCCCTCGTCACAGGCAATGCGGCCCGCCTCCTCACTCGCGAGGACGTGCGCGTGCTCACGGAGGGTGTCAAGGGCGTCAACCCCTCCGCAGTCGACGAGCTCGTGCCCGCGCTCCTCAGCCTTGCCGAGGTGCAGCGCGTGCTGCAGGGCCTCCTCTCGGAGCAGGTCGCGATCAACGACCTCCCCCGCATCTATGAGGCCCTCTCGCTGCGGGCCAAGGTCTCGACCGACCCGGAAGCGCTCATCGAGGCCGCCCGCCTCGCGCTTGGTCCCGCCCTCGTGAGCCGTCACCTCGACGGCGCGCTGCTCCGGGTGATCATGATCGACCCCGTGCTCGAGCAGTCCATGCTCGAGAGCATGCGCCCCTCCGAGCTTGGCACCCAGCTGCTGCTCGACCAGAACGCGATCGAAAACATCCTGGGCTCCCTCAAGGACACGGTCGCGCGGCTCGAGGCCGCCGGCAACTCGGCCGTGCTGGTGTGCGCGCCGGCCATCCGTCCCGCCGTGCGTCGCCTCGTCTCCGCCCAGTCGAACGGCCTCCCCGTGCTCTCCTACCAGGAGGTCACGACCGCCAATGTCGACATCGAGACGGTGGGGGTGATCCGTGTCTCCGCGCAGATTCCGGCTTGATGGCGCCTCGCTCGCCGAGCTGCGGCAGCGCGTCACCGAGGAGCACGGCCCGGACGCGCGCATCATCGCGGCAGAGCAGATCACGACGGGGGGCGTCGGCGGCTTCTTCGCGAGCCGTCGCTTCCAGGTCACGGTCGAGGTTCCCGACGGTCCCACGCCAGCCGCCGACGCCCACGACCTCTCCAGCCGCCTGACTGGGATCGCCGCACTCCTGGAAGAAGCGGATGCCGCGGAGAGCGCCCTCAGCGCCCCGCCCGTCGGCACGGTGCTGCGTGACGACCCGTTCCGGTCCCGTGCCGCGACGGCTGCAGCATCGCTGCCGGCGTCCGCTGCCGCTCCGGCTGCCGCTCCTGAACCCGAGCTCGTCTCCACCTCGACCCGCAGCTTCGCCGAGGTCCTGGAAGACCTCCAGGCGGTGACGGAGCACGAGCATCCGCCGCTCCCCGGAATGGTCACGTCGCGCAGCAGCGGGATCATCGCACCCACGCCACCCCTCGCCGACGGTGCGGGAGACCTCGTCGCCGTCATCGGCCTGCCCGCCGACGCGCTCGCGGTCGCCAGGGCCATGTCCTTCACCGTGCAGGCCGAGGTCGTCGTGAGCGGGGCGGCCCTCGCGGAGGGGCTCGAGCGGCTCGACACGCGCCGTGACGCCATCACGGTGCGCGCACGGGCCGTGCAGCGGGAGCGCATCGTCGTTGCCGCACACGGCATGAGTTCCCACGAGCCGACACCGGCGCAGGCGCAGGCGCTCGCCGACCTCAAGCCCGACCAGGTCTGGGTTGCCGTCGACGCCGGACGCAAGCACGAAGACACCGCCCGCTGGGTCAAGGCTGTCGGCGCGGTCGTCACCATCAACGCCGTCGCGGCCATCGGACGGGACGGCACGAGCACCCCCGACACCGTGCGAGAGCTGGGTATGCCCGTGAGCTGGGCCTACGACGGTTAGGCTGGAACAATGCTGGTCTTGACGCGCAAACCCGGTGAGAAGGTGCTCATCGGCGACGACATCGTCATCACCATCATCGAGAACCGCGGCGACGGCATCCGCATCGGCATCGACGCACCCCGCGGCATCTCCATCCAGAGGGCTGAAATCGTGCAGGCCGTGAGCGACGCCAACGTCGAAGCCACCCACGCTGCGGCCGACGCCGAAGAGCGCCTCAAGGCCGCCCTCGGCATCGTCACGCCGCCGCCCAAGGAGGAAGCCACGCCGTGAGAGAAGCAGACGTCACCGAGGTTGCCGCAGCCGAGTCGCCCGTCGTGATCGATGTGCGGGAGCCCGACGAATACCGGGCGCTCCGGGCATCCGGAGTCATCCACATCCCCATGGGTGAGGTCGTCGAACGTCTCGATGAGATCCCCACAGACGACACCGTCTATGTCATCTGCGCGTCGGGCGGGCGCAGCGCCCGCGTCGCCGAGTACCTCGAGGCGCAGGGCATCGACGCCGTCAACGTCGCAGGCGGCACCAACGCCTGGGCGCAGGCCGGGCTCCCCGTCGAGCGCGACTAAAGCCGCCCGACCCGTCCCGCCCCTTCCTCAGCGGAAGAGAAGGGGCTGCTAGTGATCGAGCAGCCGCTGTAGGAACTGGCGGGTGCGCTCCTGGCGCGGGGAGACCAGCACCTCTGACGGCGGCCCCGCCTCCACGACGACGCCGCCGTCCATGAAGACGACCTGGTCGGCGACATCGCGGGCGAAGCGGAGCTCGTGCGTCACGAGCAGCATGGTCCACCCCTCGGCCGCGAGCTCACGGATGGCCGCCAGCACGTCTCCGACGAGTTCCGGGTCGAGGGCAGACGTGGGCTCGTCGAAGAGCAGCAGCCGGGGCTTGAGTGCGAGCGCTCGAACGATGCCCACCCGCTGCTGCTGTCCGCCCGAGAGCTCGTAGGGATACGCGTCGGCCCTGTCGGAGAGTCCCACGCGCTCGAGGAGGGCACGAGCGTCGGCCGTGGCATCCGCTCGCTTTCGCCCCTGCACGAGCACGGGACCCTCGATGACGTTCTCGAGCACCGTTCGGTGGGGAAACAGGTTGTAGTGCTGGAAGACCATGGCGCTGTGCTCCCGGAGCCCCGCGACAGCCGAGCGGCTCGGCGAAGCGGCGAAGTCGACCGGCGTGGCATCCGCGAAGTCCACCGTGCCCGCGTCTGGCACCTCGAGCCCGTTGAGGCATCTCAGCACCGTCGTCTTGCCGGAACCACTCGGCCCGATCAACGCGACCACCTCGCCTCCGTGGATGTCGAGGTCGATGCCCTTCAAGACCTCGACCTCGCCGAAGCGCTTGCGCAGCCCCCGCACCTCCAGCACCCGCTCATCGCGCGACATGGCGATCCAGCCTCCTCTCGAGCGCGGACTGCCCGGCCGAGAGCACGACGCAGATGACCCAGTAGATGGCGGCAGCCTCGATGTAGATGACCATGAACTCCCGGCTGAAGGCGGCGACCTCCTGCGCCTGCCGGAACATCTCGGTCACCAGGATGAGCGAGGCGAGCGAGGTGTCCTTCACGAGGCTGATGAAGGTGTTCGACAGCGGCGGCACCGAGACCCGCGCAGCCTGCGGCAGGATGACGCGGCTCATGGTCTGGGCCGGCGACATCCTGATCGTGTACGCGGCCTCCCACTGTCCCCGCGGCACCGACAGGATCGCGGCTCGGATGACCTCGGCGGCATAGCCCCCGACGTTGAGCGAGAACGCGATGATCGCGCTCGGCCACGGGTCGACGAGCACACCGATCGAGGGGAGCCCGTAGAAGATCACGAAGGGCTGCACGAGGAGAGGCGTGCCGCGGATGATCGACACGTAGCCCCGCGCCAGTGCGGAGACCACGCGCACCTTCGACAGCCG
Protein-coding regions in this window:
- a CDS encoding carbon storage regulator encodes the protein MLVLTRKPGEKVLIGDDIVITIIENRGDGIRIGIDAPRGISIQRAEIVQAVSDANVEATHAAADAEERLKAALGIVTPPPKEEATP
- a CDS encoding rhodanese-like domain-containing protein → MREADVTEVAAAESPVVIDVREPDEYRALRASGVIHIPMGEVVERLDEIPTDDTVYVICASGGRSARVAEYLEAQGIDAVNVAGGTNAWAQAGLPVERD
- a CDS encoding amino acid ABC transporter ATP-binding protein, producing MSRDERVLEVRGLRKRFGEVEVLKGIDLDIHGGEVVALIGPSGSGKTTVLRCLNGLEVPDAGTVDFADATPVDFAASPSRSAVAGLREHSAMVFQHYNLFPHRTVLENVIEGPVLVQGRKRADATADARALLERVGLSDRADAYPYELSGGQQQRVGIVRALALKPRLLLFDEPTSALDPELVGDVLAAIRELAAEGWTMLLVTHELRFARDVADQVVFMDGGVVVEAGPPSEVLVSPRQERTRQFLQRLLDH
- a CDS encoding amino acid ABC transporter permease produces the protein MDESTWDLVAGSFLPLLEGAVRGTIPLALISFALGLMIALGIALMRLSKVRVVSALARGYVSIIRGTPLLVQPFVIFYGLPSIGVLVDPWPSAIIAFSLNVGGYAAEVIRAAILSVPRGQWEAAYTIRMSPAQTMSRVILPQAARVSVPPLSNTFISLVKDTSLASLILVTEMFRQAQEVAAFSREFMVIYIEAAAIYWVICVVLSAGQSALERRLDRHVAR